From the Longimicrobiales bacterium genome, the window ACCGAAAGTTGACGCGAGGCACATGACAGCACAATTCGCACGGACGCCCTATCGGGGCCGGTCCGGCGGCTCGACCACAGCAGAGCCGCACGCAGCACTCCTCATCGATTTCGACAACGTCACGATGGGGATCCGCAGCGACCTCACCAAAGAGCTCAAGAATCTCCTCAACAGCGACATTATCAAGGGCAAGGTTGCCGTCCAGCGTGCGTACGCGGACTGGCGCCGCTACCCGCAGTACATCGTGCCGCTGGCAGAGTCCTCGGTGGATCTGATTTTCGCGCCGGCCTATGGCAGCGCGAAGAAGAACGCGACGGACATCCGGCTGGCGATCGATGCCATCGAGCTCGTGTTCACGCGGCCGGAGATCGGCACGATCATCCTGCTGTCCGGCGACAGCGACTTCAGCAGCCTGGTTCTCAAGCTGAAGGAATATGGCAAGTACGTGATCGGCGTCGGCATACGCGAGTCCGCGTCCGACCTGCTCGTGCAGAACTGTGACGAGTACTACTCGTACTCCGCTCTGACGGGTCTGACGCGTGCCGGTGATGAGCCGCCGGTCGTGAGCGAGGACCCGTGGGAGCTGGTCGAGCTCGCGCTGAAGCAGATGATCGACAACGATGATGTCATGCGTTCCGATCGCCTGAAGCAGGTGCTGCTCGAGATGGACCCCGGCTTTGATGAGAAGTCGCTCGGTTTCCAGAAGTTCAACAAGTTCGTGCAGGAGGCCGCGACGCGCGGCCTGTTGTCACTGCGCAAGCAGGAGAACGGCCAGTTCGAGGTCGGGCCGCCAGCTGAGGGTGGCGCGGAGCCGGTCGAGACGGCGGGCGAGGCGCGCGAGAGTCGCCGCGGTCGGGGTCGCCGCGGCCGCGGCCGCCGTGATGAACGGCCGCGCGAAGAGAAGAAGGACCAGCTCGAGCTGACGGAGCGCTCGGCCGAGTCCGCCGGTGAGGGAGTACCCGCGACGGAGCCCGAAGTAGAGGCTCCTGCCGCGACCGCGCAGGCTCAGGCGGAGGCGGCTTCGGAGGAGAAGCCGCGCCGGGCACCGCGGAAGCGGCGCGAGGCCGCCGACACCGCGGCGGACGAGGCTGCTCCGGCACCGGCCGCCGAGCGTTCTGCGCCGCGTGACCGCAGTGTTTCGGGCGACCGCAGCGAGAAGGGCACGGGCGATCTGGCCGCATCGTATGATCTCCTGCGCCGCGCTACGTCGGACCTGGTCCGGAAGAATGGTCCCGCCGTTCGCGATTCCGACGTCAAGCGACGCATGCTGGAGCTGGAAGCCGGCTGGGACGAGTCGGCGCATGGCTTCAGCAAGTTCAGCCGTTTCCTGCGGCAGGCTCACGATGCGGAGGTGGTTACGCTGCGCCAGCTGGAGGGCGGCAACTACGACGTGCTGCTCGGGGCCGGCGACGGCGCCGTCGAGGAGCCACGGGAGGCGCGCGGCGGACGACGCGATCGCGGTCGCGGCCGCGGCCG encodes:
- a CDS encoding NYN domain-containing protein, whose translation is MTAQFARTPYRGRSGGSTTAEPHAALLIDFDNVTMGIRSDLTKELKNLLNSDIIKGKVAVQRAYADWRRYPQYIVPLAESSVDLIFAPAYGSAKKNATDIRLAIDAIELVFTRPEIGTIILLSGDSDFSSLVLKLKEYGKYVIGVGIRESASDLLVQNCDEYYSYSALTGLTRAGDEPPVVSEDPWELVELALKQMIDNDDVMRSDRLKQVLLEMDPGFDEKSLGFQKFNKFVQEAATRGLLSLRKQENGQFEVGPPAEGGAEPVETAGEARESRRGRGRRGRGRRDERPREEKKDQLELTERSAESAGEGVPATEPEVEAPAATAQAQAEAASEEKPRRAPRKRREAADTAADEAAPAPAAERSAPRDRSVSGDRSEKGTGDLAASYDLLRRATSDLVRKNGPAVRDSDVKRRMLELEAGWDESAHGFSKFSRFLRQAHDAEVVTLRQLEGGNYDVLLGAGDGAVEEPREARGGRRDRGRGRGRPDRTEQTPADAAPRTSQVSEPPAREPAAAQGGGATQATEAASKKETGAAATQAAAAEASPQKPATAQSGAVGFRRGSRGRAAPSGPPPLLEGQTASVGSIVKPVPAEKQSPAESTQEGAAQPGSGARKAPAKKTPAKRATKAAAKQQAGRPAAKKTAPAAGKGGRASMEDLGLPTDAGEIATYLTAYKGVGPKSVQALIEKFGAGRVFEALETKQEAVRDLIGARAETLLEAWADDIAFRRANAAGGASGARVEGSAAAAKQSRSRRGGRRGGRRGQPAGK